The proteins below come from a single Chitinophaga pinensis DSM 2588 genomic window:
- a CDS encoding aldehyde dehydrogenase (NADP(+)), with translation MQTDEIMQRAAAAFEEYRYTTAVARAAFLEAIAAAIEAQREPLVAAAHAESNLPLPRLNGELTRTTSQLQLFATLIKEGSWVEAVIDTAKPEATPAKPDIRRMLLPVGPVVVFGASNFPFAFSTAGGDTASALAAGATVVIKGHPAHPRTSQLAFEAMQAAIKESGMPVYTVQHVTGDGNAIGKELVMHPLATGVGFTGSFQGGKALLDYAAQREVPIPVFAEMSSINPVVFYPDALATQSAQLAQTFATSITLGMGQFCTNPGILIGLKGETLELFIQQLGTAIAAVAPQKMLHKGICEAYDKGRTRMLTEPAVTLVNESAVPASMEAWPALARTTANAFLINPALKEELFGPYSLIVECTDKAELIAVLKSLHGQLTTTIVGTPADTAQWKDVITIQSTLAGRVILNNPPTGVEVCAAMVHGGPFPATTDQRFTSVGTSAIRRWVRPVCFQNFTDDMLPDALKAANPLGIWRQEDNQFVR, from the coding sequence ATGCAGACAGATGAAATCATGCAGCGCGCAGCGGCTGCTTTTGAGGAGTACAGGTATACGACGGCTGTTGCCAGGGCTGCGTTCCTTGAAGCGATAGCGGCAGCTATTGAAGCACAAAGGGAACCATTGGTTGCAGCGGCACATGCAGAATCCAATCTACCGCTTCCCCGGTTAAATGGAGAGCTCACGCGTACCACTTCGCAGTTACAGCTTTTTGCCACGCTGATCAAAGAAGGTAGCTGGGTAGAAGCAGTGATCGATACGGCAAAACCGGAGGCTACACCGGCTAAGCCGGATATCCGTAGAATGCTGTTGCCTGTTGGTCCGGTAGTGGTCTTTGGCGCGAGTAATTTCCCATTTGCTTTTTCTACCGCAGGTGGAGATACGGCCAGCGCGTTAGCGGCCGGCGCTACTGTTGTAATCAAGGGACATCCTGCGCATCCGCGTACCTCCCAGTTAGCGTTTGAAGCCATGCAAGCCGCAATTAAAGAAAGCGGTATGCCGGTATATACCGTACAACATGTGACGGGAGACGGGAACGCCATCGGGAAAGAATTGGTCATGCATCCGCTGGCGACAGGCGTCGGTTTTACCGGTTCTTTCCAGGGAGGAAAAGCTTTACTGGATTATGCGGCACAGCGGGAAGTACCGATCCCTGTATTTGCAGAAATGAGCAGCATCAATCCTGTGGTGTTTTATCCGGATGCACTGGCTACACAATCGGCGCAACTGGCGCAGACCTTCGCTACTTCCATTACACTGGGTATGGGGCAGTTCTGTACCAATCCTGGTATTCTGATCGGACTGAAGGGAGAAACGCTGGAATTATTTATACAGCAACTGGGAACGGCAATAGCAGCTGTCGCCCCGCAGAAGATGCTGCATAAAGGCATCTGCGAAGCATATGATAAAGGCCGTACCCGTATGCTGACAGAACCAGCCGTGACCCTCGTCAATGAATCAGCTGTTCCGGCAAGCATGGAAGCCTGGCCGGCATTGGCAAGAACGACGGCGAATGCTTTCCTGATTAATCCGGCTCTGAAAGAAGAGCTCTTCGGCCCTTATTCACTGATCGTTGAATGTACAGATAAAGCGGAGCTGATTGCGGTGCTGAAAAGTCTGCATGGACAACTGACGACTACCATCGTTGGTACACCGGCAGATACCGCACAATGGAAAGATGTTATCACCATACAATCGACCCTTGCGGGCCGTGTTATTCTCAATAACCCGCCTACCGGCGTGGAAGTATGTGCAGCAATGGTACACGGCGGACCGTTCCCCGCTACTACCGACCAGCGTTTTACTTCGGTGGGCACGAGTGCTATCCGCCGCTGGGTGAGACCTGTATGTTTTCAGAACTTCACAGATGATATGCTGCCGGATGCATTGAAGGCAGCCAATCCCCTGGGCATATGGCGCCAGGAGGACAATCAGTTTGTGCGATAA
- a CDS encoding dihydrodipicolinate synthase family protein, whose amino-acid sequence MAIEWKGIFPAFTTKFTAADELDLPLFGKNLQAQIAAGIDGVILGGSLGEASVITTAEKETLTKYAVEQVAGKIPVVMNIAEGATAEAIRQAKLAAAWGAKGLMLLPPMRYKSDERETAEYFKAVAASTELPIMIYNNPVDYKVEVTLAIFDQLQAYSNIQAVKESTRDVSNVTRMISRFGDRFSLLCGVDTLAMEEMILGANGWVGGLVCAFPAETVAIYKLTKAGRIAEALAIYRWFLPLLELDLHPKLVQYIKLAEQQAGLGSELVRAPRLALVGEERTRILKVIDSAIATRPVLPDYLSL is encoded by the coding sequence ATGGCTATTGAATGGAAAGGAATATTTCCCGCATTTACCACAAAGTTTACAGCCGCTGATGAACTGGACCTGCCGCTGTTCGGTAAGAACCTGCAAGCCCAGATCGCTGCCGGTATTGATGGGGTTATCTTGGGCGGTTCACTGGGTGAGGCCAGTGTCATTACTACTGCAGAAAAAGAAACACTGACGAAGTATGCAGTAGAACAGGTAGCGGGGAAGATCCCGGTTGTCATGAATATTGCAGAAGGTGCTACTGCGGAAGCGATCAGACAGGCAAAGCTGGCAGCTGCCTGGGGGGCTAAAGGTTTAATGCTGTTGCCACCGATGCGTTATAAAAGCGATGAACGCGAAACAGCGGAATACTTTAAGGCAGTCGCTGCTTCCACAGAACTGCCCATTATGATCTATAACAATCCTGTTGATTATAAAGTGGAAGTAACACTGGCCATTTTTGATCAGTTGCAGGCGTATAGTAATATACAGGCAGTAAAAGAATCTACCCGTGATGTATCCAACGTGACTCGTATGATCAGTCGTTTCGGTGATCGTTTTAGTCTGCTGTGCGGAGTAGATACACTGGCGATGGAAGAAATGATATTGGGCGCGAATGGTTGGGTCGGCGGACTGGTATGTGCGTTCCCGGCGGAAACCGTGGCTATCTATAAACTGACGAAAGCAGGTCGTATTGCAGAAGCACTGGCTATTTACCGCTGGTTCCTGCCCCTACTGGAACTGGACCTGCATCCTAAACTGGTACAGTATATCAAACTGGCAGAACAGCAGGCAGGATTGGGTAGTGAACTCGTAAGAGCGCCCCGCCTGGCACTGGTAGGAGAAGAGAGAACAAGGATCCTGAAGGTGATCGACTCCGCTATTGCTACAAGACCGGTATTACCTGATTATCTTTCACTTTAA
- a CDS encoding APC family permease: MSDQPTSFRRSFGLLDATMIVAGSMIGSGIFLVSADITRNVGSAGWLVLIWIITGLLTLTAALSYGELSGMFPHAGGQYVYLKEAFNRLTGFLFGWSFFTVIQAGSIAAVGVAFAKFSAYMFPVLSEKHIVADLGFMTISAAQLTSILLIVLLTFINTLGVKEGKLIQTGFTLAKIAALLALILFGCFAANKTIWDANWRSGFVLQQMSATGGMTHLSAYAGAGFAALGAIAGSMVGSLFSSDSWNNVTFIAGEIKRPERNIGRSLFLGTLIVTVIYVATNLVYLGVLPLREIAFAENERVGVAAAVKIFGARGTYIIAGLLMVSTFGCNNGLILSGARVCYTMAKDGVFFKQLATLNRNAVPGKALWIQCIWASLLCLSGKYGQLLDYVIFVVLIFYILTIVGIFRLRRRRPELPRPYKAFGYPVLPLMYIISASIICVALLVYKPLYTWPGLCIVLLGIPVYYAVWKKKD; the protein is encoded by the coding sequence ATGTCAGATCAACCAACATCTTTCCGGCGGTCCTTCGGACTGCTGGACGCTACGATGATTGTAGCCGGCTCTATGATCGGTTCAGGTATTTTCCTGGTAAGCGCCGATATTACCCGTAATGTAGGCTCCGCCGGCTGGCTGGTGTTGATATGGATTATTACCGGTCTGCTTACACTGACGGCAGCGCTGAGTTATGGAGAGTTAAGCGGCATGTTCCCACATGCCGGCGGACAGTATGTATACCTGAAGGAAGCGTTTAACCGGCTGACGGGCTTCCTGTTTGGCTGGAGTTTCTTTACGGTGATACAGGCAGGTTCTATTGCCGCAGTAGGAGTGGCATTTGCCAAGTTCTCGGCGTATATGTTTCCTGTATTGAGTGAGAAGCATATTGTGGCAGATCTGGGCTTTATGACCATATCTGCCGCACAGCTTACTTCCATTCTGCTGATCGTATTACTCACCTTCATCAATACACTTGGGGTAAAGGAAGGGAAGCTGATACAGACCGGTTTTACACTGGCGAAGATTGCCGCCCTGCTGGCATTGATCCTGTTCGGTTGTTTTGCGGCGAATAAGACGATCTGGGATGCCAACTGGCGAAGCGGATTCGTATTGCAGCAAATGAGTGCAACAGGTGGCATGACCCATCTGAGTGCTTATGCCGGTGCAGGGTTTGCCGCTTTGGGCGCTATAGCCGGTAGTATGGTGGGCAGTCTGTTCAGCAGTGATTCCTGGAATAATGTCACCTTTATTGCAGGTGAGATCAAACGACCGGAACGTAATATCGGGAGAAGTCTTTTCCTGGGTACATTGATCGTTACCGTGATTTATGTCGCCACCAACCTGGTTTATCTTGGGGTATTACCTCTCCGGGAGATCGCATTCGCAGAAAACGAAAGGGTAGGTGTAGCTGCGGCTGTAAAGATCTTTGGGGCAAGGGGGACGTATATCATTGCCGGACTGCTGATGGTGTCTACTTTTGGCTGTAATAACGGACTGATACTGTCCGGAGCAAGGGTGTGTTATACGATGGCAAAGGATGGCGTTTTCTTTAAACAACTGGCTACGCTGAATAGAAATGCGGTACCAGGTAAAGCCTTATGGATCCAGTGTATCTGGGCTTCGCTGTTATGCCTCAGCGGCAAATACGGTCAGTTGCTGGACTATGTTATCTTCGTCGTACTGATTTTTTACATCCTCACCATCGTCGGTATCTTCCGCCTGCGCCGTAGAAGACCTGAGCTTCCAAGGCCATATAAAGCCTTTGGTTACCCTGTATTGCCATTAATGTATATTATATCGGCCAGCATCATTTGCGTGGCGCTATTGGTCTATAAACCGCTTTATACATGGCCCGGGCTATGCATTGTATTACTGGGTATACCGGTATACTATGCGGTATGGAAAAAAAAGGATTAG
- a CDS encoding phosphosulfolactate synthase, producing the protein MNFNLDKIPERTKQPRSFGITMVTDKGLSLQDTKDFLSVSSAHVDMVKLAFGTAYVTPNLDEKIKVYQSYNIPVYFGGLLLEAFIIRNQFDDYIDVVKKYGINYFEVSDGSLSIPHAEKCGYIEKLAKLGTVLSEIGSKDKDREHITPPYKWIELIKAELSAGSEYIIAEARETGTVGLYRDSGEVREGLVQEILTQVSGEKIIWEAPRKDQQLYFLDLMGCNANLGNIAYNEVISLEAMRVGLRGDSFHFYLDGTK; encoded by the coding sequence ATGAATTTTAACCTGGACAAAATTCCTGAACGTACGAAACAACCTCGTTCATTTGGTATTACAATGGTGACTGACAAGGGGCTGAGCCTGCAGGATACAAAAGACTTCCTGTCTGTATCTTCAGCACACGTAGATATGGTGAAGCTGGCTTTCGGTACGGCTTATGTAACGCCTAACCTGGATGAAAAGATCAAAGTATATCAATCATATAATATCCCTGTTTATTTTGGTGGTCTGCTGTTGGAGGCTTTCATTATCCGTAATCAGTTCGATGATTATATCGATGTGGTAAAAAAGTACGGCATCAATTACTTTGAAGTATCTGACGGTTCTCTTTCCATCCCACATGCAGAGAAATGCGGGTATATCGAGAAACTGGCAAAATTAGGCACTGTACTGAGCGAAATCGGTTCAAAAGATAAAGACCGAGAGCATATCACGCCGCCTTATAAATGGATAGAACTGATCAAAGCGGAGCTTTCTGCCGGTTCTGAGTATATCATTGCAGAAGCAAGAGAAACGGGTACGGTAGGTCTGTACCGTGATTCCGGTGAGGTAAGGGAAGGGCTGGTACAGGAAATCCTGACGCAGGTATCCGGAGAGAAGATTATCTGGGAAGCGCCCAGAAAGGACCAGCAGCTGTATTTCCTGGACCTGATGGGTTGTAATGCCAACCTGGGTAATATCGCTTATAATGAGGTGATTTCACTGGAAGCGATGCGCGTAGGTTTACGTGGCGATAGTTTCCATTTTTACCTGGACGGAACAAAATAA
- a CDS encoding transglutaminase domain-containing protein, with product MAIFRIHHVTRYEYDRPVKESVNEIRIFPFQCHDQEILQHELLITGQPEIHTFTDYFGNKVGNFNLLQPHKVLSIESKLLVRTTASSQLQINFHSGFAQLQQEMADSLLLLELARPDMITNQSAIDNILTVIRQPEKSVAAVTEHCSEYIFKNFKYLKGITNIETTVDEILQHRAGVCQDFAHLMLHILRSCGIPCRYISGYICPNKDGMRGEGATHAWVEAWIPGYGWAGIDPTNNIWVTNKHVKLSVGRHFNDCSPVKGTFKGPARQKLSVFVAVAYEDGKVFEETNDVHLHGVTEMSIEPFSGQQ from the coding sequence ATGGCCATTTTCAGAATACATCATGTTACCAGGTACGAGTACGACAGACCGGTCAAAGAAAGCGTCAATGAAATCAGGATCTTTCCCTTTCAATGTCACGACCAGGAGATCCTGCAGCATGAACTGCTGATTACCGGTCAGCCGGAGATCCATACCTTCACAGACTACTTTGGTAATAAGGTGGGCAACTTTAATCTGCTGCAGCCACATAAAGTGCTGAGCATTGAAAGTAAACTGCTGGTACGCACCACCGCTTCTTCCCAGTTACAGATCAATTTCCATTCAGGTTTCGCACAGCTGCAACAGGAAATGGCCGACAGCCTCCTTCTGCTGGAACTGGCCCGTCCGGATATGATCACTAATCAGAGCGCTATAGACAATATCCTCACAGTGATCCGTCAGCCGGAGAAAAGCGTAGCCGCTGTGACAGAACATTGCAGCGAATACATCTTCAAAAACTTCAAATACCTGAAAGGTATTACCAATATCGAAACAACCGTAGACGAAATCCTGCAACACCGGGCAGGCGTATGTCAGGACTTTGCACACCTGATGCTGCACATACTCCGTTCCTGCGGCATTCCCTGCCGTTATATCAGCGGGTATATCTGTCCGAATAAGGATGGTATGCGCGGAGAAGGCGCCACACACGCCTGGGTGGAAGCATGGATACCCGGATACGGCTGGGCAGGTATCGACCCGACCAACAATATCTGGGTAACCAATAAGCATGTGAAGTTATCTGTCGGAAGGCATTTCAATGATTGCAGTCCGGTGAAAGGCACCTTCAAAGGGCCCGCCAGACAAAAACTCTCCGTATTTGTGGCGGTTGCCTATGAAGACGGTAAAGTATTCGAAGAAACCAATGACGTACACCTGCACGGCGTAACCGAAATGTCAATAGAACCGTTTTCCGGTCAGCAATAG
- a CDS encoding EamA family transporter, whose product MNAERNAPQWLIILAFMAVYIVWGTTYLAVIYGLRGFPPFMLSGLRYLLAAILLLGWCGIRRVAWPGWSVVKVCVVSGILMLVGGSGIVAWSEQYITSGQAAIMIATEPFVFLLADRKRWREYFGNVFIITGLLVGFAGIILFFGGGEAAAQQDADNVMQWVGYGAILVGTVFWVAGALHAEGKLDKRTPNILSSAIQLLAAAIASGLLSGMTGEWSRFRIEQVPAAAWAGLLYLVFFGSLIAYMAFTWLITVRPPALVSTHTYVNPVVAVLMGWAFVNEQLSWMQLLGMFVILVGVLLTNFPNYKLSFNRQRA is encoded by the coding sequence ATGAATGCTGAACGGAATGCGCCGCAGTGGTTGATCATACTGGCTTTTATGGCGGTGTATATCGTCTGGGGTACGACGTACCTGGCCGTGATCTATGGATTGCGGGGTTTCCCTCCGTTTATGCTGTCCGGACTCCGTTACCTGCTGGCGGCTATTTTGTTGCTGGGATGGTGTGGTATCAGGAGGGTAGCCTGGCCGGGATGGTCAGTGGTAAAGGTGTGTGTAGTCAGCGGTATCCTGATGCTGGTAGGTGGTAGTGGTATTGTGGCCTGGTCAGAGCAGTATATTACTTCCGGACAGGCAGCTATTATGATTGCTACAGAGCCGTTTGTGTTTCTGCTGGCAGACAGGAAGCGTTGGCGGGAATACTTTGGGAACGTATTTATCATTACGGGACTGCTGGTCGGCTTTGCGGGCATTATCCTGTTTTTCGGAGGAGGAGAGGCTGCTGCACAACAGGACGCTGATAATGTGATGCAATGGGTTGGATACGGGGCGATCCTGGTGGGAACGGTGTTCTGGGTAGCCGGCGCCTTACATGCAGAGGGAAAACTGGATAAGCGCACACCTAATATACTAAGCAGTGCCATTCAGTTACTGGCGGCAGCTATTGCCAGTGGCTTACTGAGCGGTATGACGGGAGAGTGGTCCCGTTTCAGGATAGAACAGGTACCGGCTGCCGCATGGGCCGGATTATTATATCTCGTTTTCTTCGGCTCCCTGATAGCCTATATGGCATTTACCTGGCTCATAACAGTGCGTCCGCCGGCATTGGTCAGCACCCATACCTACGTTAATCCCGTAGTGGCGGTGCTGATGGGCTGGGCTTTTGTAAATGAGCAACTTAGCTGGATGCAGTTATTGGGTATGTTTGTCATACTGGTGGGCGTATTGTTAACTAATTTCCCCAACTACAAACTATCTTTTAACAGGCAACGTGCCTGA
- a CDS encoding alpha-E domain-containing protein: MLSRIADSLFWLARYMERAESLLRVTATHNLLSLDKDVNGPLTWRPVLETFTSTNAEEINQISHNSGAALKKLLTDPANSNSLKAIIGKARENARGIQDYITKEVWEEVNSFYHLINQPSLDSRLSNYEAADILDLFTRHSVLYTGITDITMARGTGWGFMNLGKYIERCTETIVLTDKQYALNHYRVDDTKDIMQWRHLLMSLSGYELHLKTYRSYQYTHDVLHQVLFNEDFAHSVIYSLGRIDRHLQDVTKGHISEENAALIRNFGRLHSKVKHMEIDDLTNKSLQPFLETLRHDLLHFTNLLTQKFFSYA; encoded by the coding sequence ATGCTAAGCAGGATTGCTGATTCATTGTTCTGGCTCGCCCGTTATATGGAGCGGGCCGAAAGCTTACTACGCGTTACGGCTACTCATAATCTCCTCTCGCTGGATAAAGACGTGAACGGTCCCCTCACCTGGAGACCGGTCCTGGAAACATTCACCAGCACCAACGCAGAAGAAATCAACCAGATTTCCCACAACAGCGGTGCTGCCCTGAAGAAACTACTGACGGACCCGGCCAACAGCAATTCCCTGAAAGCCATCATCGGCAAAGCCAGGGAAAATGCGCGTGGTATACAGGATTATATCACGAAAGAAGTATGGGAGGAAGTCAATTCATTCTATCACCTGATCAATCAGCCTTCACTGGACAGCCGCCTTTCCAATTATGAAGCTGCTGACATACTCGATCTCTTCACCCGGCATTCTGTGCTTTATACCGGTATCACGGATATCACGATGGCGAGGGGAACAGGCTGGGGCTTTATGAACCTGGGTAAATACATTGAACGCTGTACAGAAACAATCGTACTGACTGACAAACAATACGCCCTGAACCATTACCGGGTAGACGATACCAAGGATATTATGCAATGGCGGCACCTGCTGATGTCACTATCCGGATATGAACTGCACCTCAAAACCTACCGCTCCTATCAGTATACACATGATGTATTACACCAGGTATTATTTAATGAAGATTTTGCGCATTCCGTTATATATTCGCTGGGCAGAATTGACCGTCATTTGCAGGATGTGACCAAAGGTCATATTTCTGAAGAGAATGCAGCCCTGATCCGTAATTTCGGACGCCTGCACAGCAAAGTGAAACACATGGAAATTGATGATCTGACCAACAAGAGCCTCCAGCCATTCCTGGAAACCTTACGGCATGATCTCCTTCATTTCACCAACCTTCTGACGCAAAAATTTTTCTCCTACGCATAA
- the mgrA gene encoding L-glyceraldehyde 3-phosphate reductase, whose translation MSAYVPASERYDTMIYNRCGKSGIRLPAVSLGLWHNFGSIDNFENGRAIVRRAFDKGITHFDLANNYGPVPGSAEENFGAILQKDFTGNLRDELVISTKAGYHMWPGPYGDWGSRKYVLSSLDQSLRRMKLGYVDIFYSHRPDPETPIEETMGALDTAVRQGKALYVGLSNYTAEQTKAALAVLQSLGTPCLIHQPKYSMFERWVEGGLLDVLEANGVGCIPFSPLAQGLLTDRYLKGIPEGSRASKPSGFLKADHITPEKLDKIQRLNAIALQRGQTLAQMALAWILKDKRVTTVLIGASSVEQLDNNLGALHKVQFDAAELQEIENILR comes from the coding sequence ATGAGTGCTTATGTTCCTGCAAGTGAACGCTATGATACGATGATATACAACCGTTGCGGTAAAAGCGGTATCCGCCTCCCGGCGGTTTCACTGGGTCTCTGGCATAACTTCGGGTCTATCGATAACTTTGAAAATGGCCGTGCTATCGTACGTCGTGCCTTCGATAAAGGGATTACCCATTTCGACCTGGCCAACAACTATGGTCCGGTACCCGGATCTGCAGAAGAGAATTTCGGCGCGATCTTACAGAAAGACTTTACAGGCAACCTGCGCGATGAACTGGTCATCTCTACGAAGGCCGGTTATCATATGTGGCCTGGTCCGTACGGAGACTGGGGGTCCCGTAAATATGTGCTGTCCAGCCTCGATCAGAGTCTGCGTCGTATGAAACTCGGCTATGTCGACATCTTCTACTCTCACCGTCCCGATCCGGAAACGCCGATAGAAGAAACCATGGGCGCTCTGGATACTGCCGTTCGTCAGGGTAAGGCTTTATATGTCGGTCTGTCCAACTATACTGCAGAACAGACAAAAGCTGCACTGGCCGTATTACAATCATTAGGCACTCCCTGCCTGATCCATCAGCCGAAATACTCTATGTTTGAAAGATGGGTAGAAGGTGGTCTGCTCGATGTACTGGAAGCGAATGGCGTAGGTTGTATTCCATTCTCTCCCCTGGCACAGGGTTTACTGACTGATCGTTACCTGAAAGGTATTCCTGAAGGGTCAAGGGCCAGCAAGCCAAGCGGATTCCTGAAAGCGGATCATATCACCCCAGAGAAACTGGATAAGATCCAGCGGCTGAATGCCATCGCACTGCAAAGAGGTCAGACGCTGGCACAAATGGCACTGGCATGGATACTGAAAGACAAACGTGTGACCACTGTACTGATAGGGGCCAGCTCTGTAGAACAACTGGATAATAACCTGGGTGCATTACACAAGGTGCAGTTTGACGCAGCAGAATTACAGGAAATTGAAAACATCCTGCGATAA
- a CDS encoding CGNR zinc finger domain-containing protein, translated as MSKERSIATLSLDGGALCFHFINTVNAWRGINLHEYLGSYQEVIEWCKKVDILDEAQRSALLQEAAKDETAAGLALQKLKKTRETLYQFFSGIAENDGSTLTAGVLEKFNKALSSGLSKLQFESSPTGIRAILKQEYADLLTPLWTVMKSAYDVLTTEEHTRIKECETCGWIFLDQTKNNKKRWCSPSSCGTADKSKRYYQRKKEQSEEE; from the coding sequence ATGAGTAAGGAAAGATCAATAGCAACATTATCCCTGGATGGCGGCGCCCTCTGTTTCCATTTTATCAATACGGTAAATGCATGGAGAGGCATCAACCTGCATGAATACCTGGGCAGCTATCAGGAAGTCATCGAATGGTGTAAAAAGGTGGACATCCTTGATGAAGCACAACGCAGCGCCCTCTTACAGGAAGCTGCGAAGGATGAAACGGCTGCCGGCCTCGCCCTGCAGAAACTGAAGAAAACAAGAGAAACGCTGTATCAGTTCTTTTCCGGTATCGCGGAAAATGATGGCAGCACACTGACTGCCGGTGTATTGGAGAAATTCAATAAAGCACTGAGTAGCGGACTATCTAAACTTCAGTTTGAGTCCTCCCCTACAGGTATACGTGCCATCCTGAAACAGGAATATGCCGACCTCCTTACACCCTTATGGACGGTGATGAAATCGGCCTACGACGTACTCACTACGGAAGAGCATACACGTATCAAAGAATGTGAGACCTGTGGATGGATCTTTCTTGATCAGACGAAAAACAATAAAAAACGCTGGTGCAGCCCTAGTAGCTGTGGTACTGCCGATAAATCCAAACGCTATTATCAGCGTAAAAAAGAACAGTCAGAAGAAGAATAA
- a CDS encoding AraC family transcriptional regulator: MKVLQFTIPVPLDKSIIVQKDVLPYFYPHLHRHQEIQLTWIQQGEGTLVADNNMHPFRPSEIYWLGANQPHIFKSEASYFQPKSRKKIVALVIFFNPDGELAGFFNLPEIKVLKNFIQQHQSGFKVPPEHATEISSRMLKITNSSGTEQLLQFVELLKQLSGCPDITPLASGQRAQPVSEHEGIRIGNIYNYIMHHYDKPITLEDAAKQACMTPQAFCRFFKKHTLHTFVSFLNEVRINEACKKLTDGSYDNIATVAYTCGFNSITNFNRVFKSVTQRSPSEYMNSYFQSV; this comes from the coding sequence ATGAAAGTGTTACAGTTTACCATACCTGTTCCGCTGGACAAATCCATTATTGTACAGAAAGACGTACTGCCTTACTTCTATCCCCATCTGCACAGACACCAGGAGATCCAGCTCACCTGGATACAGCAGGGTGAAGGTACCCTGGTGGCCGACAATAATATGCATCCGTTCCGGCCCAGTGAGATTTATTGGCTGGGGGCTAATCAACCGCATATTTTCAAAAGCGAGGCATCTTATTTTCAACCCAAGAGCCGGAAAAAAATAGTGGCGCTGGTAATATTCTTTAATCCGGACGGCGAACTGGCAGGCTTCTTCAATCTGCCGGAAATCAAAGTTCTGAAGAACTTTATCCAGCAACACCAGTCAGGCTTTAAAGTACCTCCCGAACATGCCACGGAGATCTCCAGCCGTATGCTGAAGATCACCAACAGCTCCGGAACCGAACAATTATTGCAGTTTGTCGAACTGCTGAAACAGTTATCCGGTTGCCCGGATATTACACCACTGGCCTCCGGCCAGCGTGCACAGCCTGTCAGCGAACATGAAGGGATCCGTATCGGGAATATCTACAATTATATCATGCATCATTATGATAAACCCATCACCCTGGAAGACGCCGCCAAACAGGCATGTATGACGCCGCAGGCATTCTGCCGCTTCTTCAAAAAGCATACGCTGCATACCTTCGTTTCCTTCCTGAATGAAGTAAGAATCAATGAAGCCTGTAAAAAACTGACGGATGGCAGTTATGATAATATTGCTACCGTGGCGTATACCTGCGGATTTAACAGTATCACCAATTTTAACCGGGTATTTAAGTCTGTCACCCAGCGATCCCCCAGTGAATATATGAACAGTTATTTCCAGAGTGTTTAA